From Actinoplanes oblitus, a single genomic window includes:
- a CDS encoding vWA domain-containing protein, with the protein MARNVFRYGAWRDGPDPLAPPYDVRAAVDEMGERVMRGDTLRDALRDLIRRGPRDAGGLDALRERARRLRREALRRGNLDGAVTRARQMLDQALAAERDALSARDDMAARFNEAVLDNLPRSTSQAISELSEYHWESAEARDIYQQILDGLRREVVEQRFAGMRDALRNGDLADVSEMVSDLNDLLAKHARGEETGDAFRDFMAKHGRFFPDDPQNIDELIDSLARQAAAAERLMRSLSPQQREELRQLMAQALGEGPLAGQLAELTDNLKALRPGMNWDRGERMRGPGDLGYGDAAAALGEIADLDELIDQLGQEHPGATLDDVDVDAVERQLGRSAADDLRRLRELERELRRQGWVQRDGDGLTLSPKALRRLGQTALSRIFHDLAAGKRGEHDMRDAGAAGDLIGSSRRWEFGDDQPLDVVRTIGNAVRRRAASRGVATLPVRLEPDDFEVAETERRASAVVALCVDLSYSMFADGRWGPMKQTALALSHLVATKYPQDALQIIGFGKYAMPLSQGELAAIEPTMEKGTNLQHALKLAGRHLRRHPGSEPVVLVVTDGEPTAHLEDDGEAAFWWPPLPETVQATVREVDLLTRYGATLNVFMLGEDPGLQRFMGAVARRNGGRVFSPDAAELGRYVIDDYVRARRGRR; encoded by the coding sequence ATGGCACGGAACGTCTTCCGGTACGGCGCCTGGCGGGACGGCCCCGACCCGCTGGCGCCGCCCTACGACGTGCGGGCGGCCGTCGACGAGATGGGGGAGCGGGTCATGCGGGGCGACACCCTGCGTGACGCGCTCCGCGACCTGATCCGGCGCGGGCCGCGGGACGCCGGCGGGCTGGACGCGCTGCGCGAGCGGGCCCGGCGCCTGCGGCGCGAGGCGCTGCGCCGGGGCAACCTGGACGGCGCCGTCACCCGGGCCCGGCAGATGCTGGATCAGGCCCTCGCCGCCGAGCGGGATGCGCTGAGTGCTCGGGACGACATGGCGGCCCGGTTCAACGAGGCCGTCCTGGACAACCTGCCGCGATCGACGTCTCAGGCCATTTCGGAACTGTCCGAATACCACTGGGAGTCGGCGGAAGCCCGCGACATCTACCAGCAAATCCTGGACGGCCTCCGGCGGGAGGTCGTCGAGCAGCGCTTCGCCGGCATGCGCGACGCCCTGCGGAACGGGGATCTCGCGGACGTGTCGGAAATGGTGAGCGACCTCAACGACCTGCTCGCCAAGCACGCCCGGGGCGAGGAGACCGGCGACGCGTTCCGCGACTTCATGGCCAAACACGGCCGGTTCTTCCCGGACGACCCGCAGAACATCGACGAGCTGATCGACTCGCTGGCCCGGCAGGCCGCCGCCGCCGAGCGGCTGATGCGCTCGCTCAGCCCGCAGCAGCGCGAGGAGCTGCGGCAACTGATGGCCCAGGCGCTCGGCGAGGGCCCGCTGGCCGGTCAGCTCGCCGAGCTGACCGACAACCTGAAAGCGCTGCGGCCCGGCATGAACTGGGACCGTGGCGAGCGGATGCGCGGCCCCGGCGACCTGGGTTACGGCGACGCGGCCGCCGCCCTCGGCGAGATCGCCGACCTGGACGAGCTGATCGACCAGCTCGGCCAGGAGCACCCCGGCGCCACCCTCGACGACGTCGACGTGGACGCCGTGGAGCGCCAGCTCGGCCGGTCCGCCGCCGACGACCTGCGCCGGCTGCGCGAGCTGGAGCGGGAGCTGCGCCGGCAGGGCTGGGTGCAGCGCGACGGCGACGGCCTCACCCTCTCGCCGAAAGCGTTGCGCCGGCTCGGCCAGACCGCGCTGTCCCGGATCTTCCACGACCTCGCGGCGGGCAAGCGCGGCGAGCACGACATGCGGGACGCGGGCGCGGCGGGCGACCTGATCGGTTCGTCCCGGCGCTGGGAGTTCGGCGACGACCAGCCGCTCGACGTGGTCCGCACGATCGGCAACGCGGTCCGCCGCCGGGCCGCCTCCCGCGGCGTCGCCACCCTTCCGGTACGCCTGGAGCCGGACGACTTCGAGGTCGCGGAGACCGAGCGCCGTGCCTCGGCGGTGGTCGCGCTCTGCGTGGACCTGTCGTACTCGATGTTCGCGGACGGCCGCTGGGGCCCGATGAAACAGACGGCGCTGGCCCTGTCGCACCTGGTCGCCACGAAGTACCCGCAGGACGCCCTGCAGATCATCGGCTTCGGGAAGTACGCGATGCCGCTGTCGCAGGGCGAGCTCGCCGCGATCGAGCCGACCATGGAGAAGGGCACCAACCTCCAGCACGCGCTGAAACTGGCCGGCCGGCACCTGCGCCGGCACCCGGGCTCGGAGCCGGTGGTCCTGGTGGTCACCGACGGCGAGCCGACCGCGCACCTGGAGGACGACGGCGAGGCGGCGTTCTGGTGGCCGCCGCTGCCGGAGACCGTCCAGGCGACGGTGCGCGAGGTGGACCTGCTCACCCGGTACGGCGCGACGCTCAACGTGTTCATGCTGGGGGAGGACCCGGGGCTGCAGCGGTTCATGGGTGCTGTGGCGCGGCGCAATGGCGGCCGGGTGTTCAGTCCGGACGCCGCCGAGCTGGGCCGCTACGTGATCGACGACTACGTGCGGGCGCGGCGGGGCCGCCGCTGA
- a CDS encoding sigma 54-interacting transcriptional regulator, whose protein sequence is MIFEPPADLPRTLGELRATGHRFRTVKEELRDNLLDKLRTGEPRFPGIVGYDDTVLPEVERALLAGHDMVLLGERGQGKTRLIRALAGLLDEWTPYITGSELHEHPYHPLTPASRRLAAESGDLLPISWLHRSQRYGEKLATPDTSVGDLIGDVDPIKVAEGRALGDPETIHFGLVPRTNRGIFAVNELPDLAERIQVSLLNVLEERDIQVRGYQLRLPLDLLLVASANPEDYTNRGRIITPLKDRFGAEIRTHYPVDLELETALVRQEAALVAAVPEHLIDVLARYTRAVRESSSVDARSGVSARFSIAAAETVAASALRRSGLRGEREAVARICDTVSVTSTLRGKVEFESGEEGRETEILAHLLRVATAETFRARLAGLDLSGFTDLVAEGAIIETGDLVSAEELLSQIGTVPGLSKVLDRLGLGDAPTPGEAAAGVEFVLEGLHLTRRLAKELTDDGRTLYGS, encoded by the coding sequence ATGATCTTCGAACCTCCCGCCGACCTGCCGCGCACCCTGGGCGAGCTGCGTGCCACCGGGCACCGGTTCCGCACCGTCAAGGAGGAGCTGCGCGACAACCTGCTCGACAAGCTGCGCACCGGCGAGCCGCGCTTCCCCGGCATCGTCGGCTATGACGACACCGTCCTGCCCGAGGTCGAGCGGGCCCTGCTCGCCGGCCACGACATGGTCCTGCTCGGCGAGCGCGGCCAGGGCAAGACCCGGCTGATCCGGGCGCTGGCCGGCCTGCTCGACGAGTGGACGCCCTACATCACCGGCTCGGAGCTGCACGAGCACCCCTACCATCCGCTCACCCCGGCGAGCCGGCGGCTGGCGGCCGAGTCCGGCGACCTGTTGCCGATCTCCTGGCTGCACCGCTCGCAGCGGTACGGGGAGAAACTGGCCACCCCGGACACCAGCGTCGGCGACCTGATCGGTGACGTCGACCCGATCAAGGTGGCCGAGGGCCGGGCCCTGGGCGACCCGGAGACCATCCACTTCGGCCTGGTGCCGCGCACCAACCGGGGCATCTTCGCCGTCAACGAGCTGCCCGACCTGGCCGAGCGGATCCAGGTGTCGCTGCTCAACGTGCTGGAGGAGCGGGACATCCAGGTCCGTGGCTACCAGCTGCGGCTGCCGCTCGACCTGCTGCTGGTCGCCTCGGCCAACCCGGAGGACTACACCAACCGGGGCCGGATCATCACCCCGCTCAAGGACCGGTTCGGCGCCGAGATCCGGACGCACTACCCGGTCGACCTGGAGCTGGAGACAGCGCTGGTCCGGCAGGAGGCGGCCCTGGTGGCGGCCGTCCCGGAGCACCTGATCGACGTGCTCGCCCGCTACACCCGGGCGGTCCGCGAGTCGTCGTCGGTGGACGCCCGCTCGGGCGTGTCGGCCCGGTTCTCGATCGCCGCGGCGGAGACCGTCGCGGCGTCCGCGCTGCGCCGGTCCGGGCTGCGCGGCGAGCGGGAGGCGGTCGCCCGGATCTGCGACACCGTGTCGGTCACCTCGACGCTGCGCGGCAAGGTGGAGTTCGAGAGCGGCGAGGAGGGCCGGGAGACCGAGATCCTGGCGCACCTGCTGCGGGTCGCGACCGCCGAGACGTTCCGGGCGCGGCTGGCCGGGCTGGACCTGTCCGGGTTCACCGACCTGGTCGCCGAGGGGGCCATCATCGAGACCGGTGACCTGGTCAGCGCCGAGGAGCTGCTCAGTCAGATCGGCACGGTGCCCGGCCTGTCGAAAGTGCTCGACCGGCTCGGTCTCGGGGACGCGCCGACACCGGGCGAGGCCGCGGCCGGCGTCGAGTTCGTCCTGGAGGGGCTGCACCTGACGAGACGGCTGGCCAAGGAACTGACCGACGACGGCCGCACCCTCTACGGGAGCTGA
- a CDS encoding GGDEF domain-containing protein — protein sequence MTRVEREPRAGRAIRRDPVLLGAFGWTALGLVLLFVLAGHYNSQVRVFWLFQPPLDLLLAYSAWRVSRIASGPVRRFWRLLTVAAGLFVLGDSVQAALTLTRHDQWSTAGGTVQSGCFAAGEILIIVAMLIHPHPGRSRREALAFWLDTATVMVGGAVVAWCLVLSPQHHDENSSLVGALLGAAVMLTTGFAAVKIFLSGNAPMHRAAAIPMIAAALGNGIGLFAAPPGLADGFPAYVYAIRFFPSLLVAMGPRIQEIIAGVDETAFGARRRKPYSLLPYGSIVVVFATLVLVLPDGRNGPLVVAVSGLGVIVALVVARQLAAFHDNTRLIDQLDTTLTELREHEQRLRHQALFDELTGLANRAHFREETTSTLREARPETVALLLVDLDGFKAVNDTHGHAAGDLLLAGVAEKLRQSVRSGDLVARLGGDEFALLLRDCTVRDAELTAQRILRAMTEPIQVGDEMAVCANASIGIACAAERDDVRSLLHDADMAMYASKHRGKGTWMRYESGMALSG from the coding sequence GTGACGAGGGTGGAGCGGGAGCCGAGGGCAGGTCGGGCGATTCGGCGTGACCCGGTCCTGCTCGGCGCGTTCGGCTGGACCGCGCTCGGCCTGGTGCTGCTGTTCGTGCTGGCCGGCCACTACAACTCCCAGGTGCGGGTGTTCTGGCTGTTCCAGCCGCCGCTCGACCTGCTGCTGGCGTACTCGGCCTGGCGGGTCAGCCGGATCGCGTCCGGCCCGGTCCGCCGTTTCTGGCGGCTGCTGACGGTCGCCGCCGGGCTGTTCGTCCTCGGCGACTCGGTGCAGGCGGCGCTCACCCTGACCCGGCACGACCAGTGGTCGACGGCCGGCGGCACGGTGCAGTCCGGCTGTTTCGCCGCCGGCGAGATCCTGATCATCGTGGCCATGCTGATCCACCCGCACCCCGGCCGCTCCCGCCGCGAGGCGCTCGCGTTCTGGCTGGACACCGCCACCGTGATGGTCGGCGGCGCGGTGGTCGCCTGGTGCCTGGTGCTCAGCCCGCAACACCACGACGAGAACTCCAGCCTGGTCGGCGCGCTGCTGGGCGCCGCGGTCATGCTGACCACCGGCTTCGCCGCCGTGAAGATCTTCCTGAGCGGCAACGCGCCGATGCACCGGGCGGCGGCCATCCCGATGATCGCCGCGGCCCTCGGGAACGGGATCGGCCTGTTCGCCGCCCCGCCCGGCCTGGCCGACGGGTTCCCGGCCTACGTGTACGCCATCCGGTTCTTCCCGTCGCTGCTGGTCGCGATGGGCCCGCGGATCCAGGAGATCATCGCGGGCGTCGACGAGACCGCGTTCGGCGCGCGCCGCCGCAAGCCGTACAGCCTGCTGCCGTACGGTTCGATCGTCGTCGTCTTCGCCACCCTGGTGCTCGTGCTGCCGGACGGCAGGAACGGCCCGCTGGTGGTGGCGGTCAGCGGTCTCGGCGTGATCGTGGCCCTGGTGGTGGCCCGGCAGCTGGCCGCCTTCCACGACAACACCCGGCTGATCGACCAGCTCGACACCACCCTCACCGAGCTGCGCGAGCACGAGCAGCGGCTGCGCCACCAGGCGCTCTTCGACGAGCTGACCGGGCTGGCCAACCGTGCGCACTTCCGCGAGGAGACCACCAGCACACTGCGGGAGGCCCGGCCGGAGACGGTCGCGCTGCTGCTGGTCGACCTGGACGGCTTCAAGGCGGTCAACGACACGCACGGGCACGCCGCCGGCGACCTGCTGCTCGCCGGGGTGGCCGAGAAACTGCGTCAGTCGGTGCGCTCCGGCGACCTGGTGGCCCGGCTCGGCGGCGACGAGTTCGCGCTGCTGCTGCGCGACTGCACGGTCCGCGACGCGGAGCTGACCGCGCAGCGCATCCTCCGCGCGATGACCGAGCCGATCCAGGTCGGCGACGAGATGGCGGTCTGCGCCAACGCGAGCATCGGCATCGCCTGCGCCGCGGAGCGCGACGACGTGCGGTCGCTGCTCCACGACGCCGACATGGCGATGTACGCCTCGAAGCACCGCGGCAAGGGCACCTGGATGCGCTACGAATCCGGGATGGCCCTGTCCGGCTAG
- a CDS encoding ABC-F family ATP-binding cassette domain-containing protein, producing MSATLIARELAAGHGDRSLFTGLDLVVAPGDVIGLVGVNGAGKTTLLRTLAGLLPAESGSVALSPPTANVGYLPQERERRAGETVRDFLARRTGVAAAQAAMDAAADELAAGAPGADDRYAVALERWLDLGGADLDERAEALSRAELRLDLELPMTALSGGQAARAGMASLLLSRYDVYLLDEPTNDLDLDGLAHLEGFVKGLRGGLVVVSHDREFLARTVTKVLELDLHQQQIHRYGGGYASYLEERERARSHAREQYEEYSDKKEDLLDRARTQRAWMDKGVRNARRKSSDNDKIGKNLRGETSEKQAAKARQTEKMIERLEVVEEPRKEWELRMEIATAPRAGAVVATMREAYVQRGSFALGPVTLQVDWADRVAITGANGSGKSTLLAAMLGRLPLTSGTAALGPGVVVGEVDQARGLFLGSQSLARAFGDAVPDWSDADVRTLLAKFGLRAGHVLRPAGSLSPGERTRAALALLQARGVNLLVLDEPTNHLDLPAIEQLESALASYTGTLLLVTHDRRMLAAVQTNRHLEVADGKVTG from the coding sequence ATGAGCGCCACACTGATCGCCCGGGAACTCGCCGCTGGGCACGGCGACCGCAGCCTCTTCACCGGCCTGGACCTGGTGGTCGCCCCCGGGGACGTGATCGGCCTGGTGGGGGTGAACGGCGCCGGTAAGACCACCCTTCTGCGTACGCTGGCCGGTCTGCTGCCGGCGGAGAGCGGAAGTGTCGCGCTCAGCCCGCCCACCGCGAACGTGGGTTATCTCCCGCAGGAGCGGGAGCGCCGGGCCGGTGAGACGGTGCGCGACTTCTTGGCCCGGCGCACCGGGGTGGCGGCCGCGCAGGCGGCGATGGACGCGGCGGCCGACGAGCTGGCAGCCGGCGCACCGGGCGCCGACGACAGGTACGCGGTGGCCCTGGAACGCTGGCTCGACCTGGGCGGCGCCGACCTGGACGAGCGTGCCGAGGCCCTCTCCCGGGCGGAGCTCCGGCTCGACCTGGAGCTGCCGATGACAGCCCTCTCCGGCGGTCAGGCGGCCCGCGCCGGGATGGCGTCGTTGCTGCTCAGCCGCTATGACGTCTATCTGCTCGACGAGCCGACCAACGACCTGGACCTGGACGGCCTGGCCCACCTGGAGGGCTTCGTCAAGGGTCTGCGCGGTGGTCTGGTGGTGGTCAGCCACGACCGCGAGTTCCTCGCCCGCACCGTCACCAAGGTGCTCGAACTCGACCTGCATCAACAACAGATCCACCGGTACGGCGGCGGCTACGCCAGTTACCTGGAGGAGCGCGAACGCGCCCGGTCGCACGCCCGCGAGCAGTACGAGGAGTACTCCGACAAGAAGGAGGACCTGCTCGACCGCGCCCGGACGCAGCGTGCCTGGATGGACAAGGGCGTCCGCAACGCCCGCCGCAAGTCGAGCGACAACGACAAGATCGGCAAGAACCTCCGCGGCGAGACCAGCGAGAAGCAGGCCGCCAAGGCCCGCCAGACGGAAAAGATGATCGAACGCCTCGAGGTGGTCGAGGAGCCGCGCAAGGAGTGGGAACTCCGGATGGAGATCGCCACGGCGCCCCGGGCCGGCGCGGTGGTGGCGACCATGCGGGAGGCGTACGTCCAGCGCGGCTCGTTCGCCCTCGGGCCGGTCACCCTGCAGGTCGACTGGGCCGACCGGGTGGCGATCACCGGCGCCAACGGCTCCGGCAAGTCCACGCTGCTCGCGGCGATGCTCGGCCGGCTCCCGCTGACCTCCGGCACCGCCGCGCTGGGCCCGGGGGTGGTGGTCGGCGAGGTGGACCAGGCGCGCGGGCTGTTCCTCGGCTCGCAGAGCCTGGCCCGGGCGTTCGGCGACGCGGTGCCGGACTGGAGCGACGCCGACGTGCGGACCCTGCTGGCCAAGTTCGGGCTGCGGGCCGGGCACGTGCTGCGCCCGGCCGGCTCGCTCTCCCCCGGCGAACGCACCCGGGCGGCGCTCGCCCTGCTCCAGGCGCGCGGGGTGAACCTGCTGGTCCTCGACGAGCCCACCAACCATCTGGACCTGCCGGCGATCGAGCAGCTGGAGTCGGCGCTGGCGTCGTACACCGGCACCCTGCTGCTGGTCACCCACGACCGCCGTATGCTGGCGGCGGTCCAGACCAACCGCCACCTCGAGGTGGCCGACGGCAAGGTCACCGGCTGA
- a CDS encoding PhzF family phenazine biosynthesis protein produces the protein MIDRYVAFTSDPTGGNPAGVVLDATGLDDSRMLGIAAELGFSETAFITGRDGDRLRLRFFSPLAEVAFCGHATVATAVALGPGEHLFVTNAGEVPVTVDTTGSATLTSVPTRVEPLPEADLTALLGTLRWSAGDLDPALPPRVAYSGNLHPILAAASRARLADLDYDVPGLTALMTERGWTTIQLVFRAGEHSFDVRDPFPIGGVYEDPATGSAAAALGGYLRELGLVGDDATLELRQGDDLGRPSQITVRLVPGEAGVRVSGHAVKM, from the coding sequence ATGATTGACAGGTACGTCGCCTTCACCTCCGACCCCACCGGCGGGAACCCGGCCGGCGTGGTCCTGGACGCCACCGGACTGGACGACTCCCGGATGCTCGGGATCGCCGCCGAGCTGGGTTTCTCCGAGACCGCATTCATCACCGGGCGGGACGGGGACCGCCTGCGGCTGCGGTTCTTCAGCCCGCTCGCCGAGGTGGCGTTCTGCGGCCACGCGACGGTGGCCACCGCCGTCGCCCTCGGCCCCGGTGAGCACCTCTTCGTGACCAACGCGGGCGAGGTCCCGGTGACCGTCGACACCACCGGATCCGCCACGCTCACCAGCGTCCCGACGCGCGTGGAGCCGCTGCCCGAGGCGGACCTCACCGCGCTGCTCGGCACGTTGCGCTGGTCCGCCGGCGACCTCGACCCGGCCCTGCCGCCCCGGGTGGCGTACTCCGGCAATCTCCATCCGATCCTGGCCGCCGCCAGCCGGGCGCGGCTCGCGGACCTGGACTACGACGTGCCGGGGCTGACGGCGCTGATGACCGAGCGCGGCTGGACCACGATCCAGCTGGTGTTCCGCGCCGGCGAGCACAGCTTCGACGTGCGCGACCCGTTCCCGATCGGCGGCGTCTACGAGGACCCGGCCACCGGGTCGGCGGCCGCCGCCCTCGGGGGTTACCTGCGCGAGCTCGGGCTGGTCGGCGACGACGCGACGCTGGAGCTGCGGCAGGGCGACGACCTGGGCCGCCCGAGCCAGATCACGGTCCGCCTGGTGCCCGGCGAGGCCGGCGTCCGGGTCAGCGGCCACGCCGTGAAGATGTAG